AGCTGTGATTGAGCCGTAATTTTTGTGCAATTGGCGATCGCAGATGAGGATATCATCAGCAGGAAAAGCGTTGATATTGCACTGGTGTTGGCTTTCATCCTGAACATTTCTGTCCCCTTAATGTACACATTGCCCAGAAACAGAAACCAACTCCTGCTCTTCAGACGACTCTGGTAAAACGTAGCTCACGCGGCACATCTCTTGCGCACTTTCACCCCAACGCACGGTTAGCGTGCCTTGACGCTCACGCACACGGGCATAAATCAGGCTCGCTTGGCCAGACATCCCTACCACGTGATTTTGGTCATCCACCACGTTGGCCCCCATCGGTAAAGCATCGGTGCCATTGATTTTGGCTTTGATTAGCACACCATAGCCACTCAACGTATCGAAAGATGCTTTCACGGCGGCGCCCGCGTACGGGATCACGCGGCTTTGCGTACTCTTAAGCTCGGTATGCTTATTGATCCCTTTAGGATCAAGGCTGATCGTGTTGTAACGATAAGGCGTCAGCGACGGAATAATAGCGTAGCCATTGCTGTCGATACGGGCACCCTGTCCATTTTTCACCAATGCGCCCTTAGCGCCTTTGGCTTCAACCAACCCAAACGTTTCACTCAAATAAGGCCCAACCGTGACGCCTCCCTGATGAATCACAGCGGCACCGCGTCCCCCTAAGCCCCATTGGGTATATTCACTCGAGGCAGAATAACTGCCGTTAAGCGTACCGAACGCAGAGTTCTTTTGCAGATTCGCACCCCAGTTCTTAGTACTACCCGCTTGGTTCTCGCGATTTTGCTGATATCCGGCATATACCGAATAATTCAGCGTTCCTTGCTCGTCTAACATGCCCGAAAGGGATGTTTGCGCTGAGTTACCTGAGCTACCAGCATGACTGAGCGACGTCGAAACGTAGTTTTCACGTCCGCCAAACGAAAGCGGGATTGAGAACGTTAGCGTAATCAGGTTCTCAGTATTGCCTACGTAGGAAGAGGAATATCTACGCTCAGAGTCATCATCACCACCAATATCCATCTGGTTACGGTATACCGACTGCTGACGGCTAATCGCCAAGTTGTAGCTGATGCTTTTCCAACTGTTGGAATAACCCAGTTGAAGCTGCGTATTACGTGATTGATTATCGTAGTAATCCATCACCGATCCTGACAAATACAAACTGCCATAATCACCCAACGTCTGGTTAATCATCGCGGTAAACTGATTACGCTGGTTCAGCGTATCTGACTTGAAAACATTATTTGAGCCCTGTTTTTTACTGGCTCGTTCGCCTAATACGTCACTCAGCTCACGGTAGCCTTCCGTGGAATAGCGATAGCCCGCCAGCGCAACGTTGGTACCGGTATAGTCGAACGTTCGGCTATACGAAGCCTGCACACGCCACCCAGACTGACTTTGTTCATCATCAATTTTGGCGTGTGACCACGTGGTGTTCACACCGAATGCACCTAGCCAATGACTCCATACACCACCGGCCAAAATAGCCTGATAATCATCAGCAACACGCACGCCGAGGTTGCCGGTAAGGCTATTGGAAATCCCGCGTTCATAGGTGAAATCACCGAACAGGTTCTGTGTACCACCGTAATCACGAGCTTTCCCGATCAGCGCGTTATAACGGCCAACGCCAGGACGCATCGAATCAGGTACCGCAGAAAATGGCACGGTAAACGTTGAGCTACGCCCATTTGCTTCAATGACTTCAACCTTCAAGTCACCTTCATAGTGGGTGCTGCTCAAATCATCAATAACAAAAGGCCCCTGAGGGACGTTGGTTTCGTAGATAGTACGGCCATTTTGGCTCACTACTACCCGCGCGTTGGTTTGCGCTGTTCCTCGGATCTCAGGCGCATATCCACGCCGCGACTGTGGCCACATTCGTTGGTCAGTTTCCAGCTTGATACCGTTGAACGCCATGCTGCCAAACAACGAGCCACCACTGTAGCTTTGGCCAATCATTAAGTTGCTGTTCAATGCTGCAATCGGCCTTTGTAGGTAGGTTTGCAGAGATTGCCACTGATAATGAGTTTGGCTCGGCGACTGGCTATACGTTGCCGATGATTGCTGGCGTAGCTGCCATAAACCTAGGTTAATACCTGATTTCAAACCAAGAAAACCATACTGGCTGGTGCCACCAGAGCCTGAGCGATAGCGGCTTTGATAGTAGTTAGTGCTGTAGTTGAGGAACATTAACGATTCCCCCGCCTCCCAACTCTCCACGGGAACCGCATCACGCGGTGAGCGAGCAAGTAAAGCCTGAGGAATATAGAGATCCAGACGCAGCCGAGGTTGGTCAAAGGCCCAACTGGCTCCTTTTAGCAGCTGCTCAGGCGCCTGACATACCGCTTTCTCTTGTGGATCGGCGGTTTTATCGACGGGCGGCAGCGAACTTTCGTTAACACCCGACTCCAAATAAAAATCGCGGCTGAGGCAAGGTTCGCTCTTTTCTTGAGCGGAGTTGTTAACAAAGTCAACGCTGTCCCGCTGCATAAAACGGCCATTCAGATAAATATCGACTGAATATTTTCCCGCAGCGGTATTATTATCCGTATTAAAACGCTTTAGTCCCTTAGCAAAACCACCACCTAAAAACAATGACTCATCAAAGGTATATTGACTATTATCTGTCGCCCACGAATAAACGCTCATCGGGAATAATGCACAGGTAACCCATGAAGCTAATTTACGATTATTCATCTAAATACCCTCTCATTCCCTGAGATGAATGAGGAATCCATCATAATTGGTAACGGTGCGTTATTTTTGCTCCCTGATCGTTAATATAATTAATCGTTAACTCAGGATTTTTAATTTTGCTTGTCACCGGCCATGCATCAGAACTAAACGGGGCGATCATTTTGTTTCCGAGTTGAATCGCTTTATTTTCTGACAAAATGCTAGCCCCCGAAATAGACAGGTAATAGCCGCTCAAATTTTCTAGTTCCAGCGCGTAAGTATTTCCACGCTGAACTATTTTTGGTTTTACGTGTTGAGCAATCTCAGCAGGCGATGTCGTTATTCCAGCAGGGCGATAAAAAACCTTCACTCGGTTACGCAACATTATCAACATTTGATTACTGCTACTTTTTGCTTCTCTTGGTGGAATTTGCAAAAAATTAAGGTAATAGACGGACTCACGATCCTGAGGTAATTGTGCCCCAGTAAACATTAGCCGTACGGTTTGGCCTGCTTTTGCCGCCATTTTAAAAAATGGCGGTGTAATAATGAATGGCGCTTGACCTGTTTCAGGCGTTGAGTCTTCATTACCGCTGTCCATCCATACCTGAATCACATTAGGAAAATCATCGTGATTAGTCAGTTGGATATTTACCTCTTTGTTTTGCGCAGGATAAACCACACGGTTTCCTGTCATCACCACGCTTGCCTGAGCCGAAGCAACCCAGCAGAGCGCCAAAACACATCCAGTAAAAACATCCCTGACAGATAACATATTGTTGTTCCTAAATAATTTACAGACCGGCATCCCGGTCTGTATGACTTACTGGTAAGAAATTGCGTACTGTAATGAGCCCGCTACGGTGCCTGCTGTTGCTGCTGCAGTCGCATAATACTGGACAGCGAAATCATGCGTAGCCTCGGTATCACCTTGTTTCAGAACCAGACCGTCAACGCTTTGTGGGCTCGTTAAATTAATACCCGCAGTGTCTTGAGTACTTTTCAGGATTTGTAATTCAACGTTTCCTGCACCACCGGTATTACCCAAGTTGCCGCTATTGGTCACGTTATTACCAACGAAAACGGTTTTAATATTGGTGTCTGCCGCATCATTTTTGGTGCAGCCTGTTACGCCCAGAGTAAATATCGTTTGGCCAGCAGTATCACCAGATGCAGCTAAATCTGTAGCAGCTACGGTTGGCAGTAAAACAATCGGGCTAGCGTCATTTCCGTTAATAGAAACAGAGCAAGTCTGAGCGGTAACTTCACCTTGGAAAGTGATAGTATTCGCACTGATTGCCATTGCAGATGCAGAAACAAAACAGCCCGCCATTAATGCGATTGATAAAATAGATTTATTCATTAGGTTCTATCCTTTAATTTATACAGATGACTATCGTTATTTGTTTTAACGATTTTATTAATTTAAAAATCCCTGTTTTTTTAGTCGCTAGAATAAAAACGGGCCGTTTGGTGTTTACTGCAGAGTGAAGCGCGATCACTCTGCAGTAGAAACCTAAAGCAAGTTTTTAGTTATCTAAGGAAAACAAAAACGTCGAATTAAAAGTGCATTTCAAAACAAACAAAAATGTATTCATGATCCCTCACCTTTATATCGGCTAACACCACTTTTCTATGCGTTCACATAGCAGGAAGCGTTCCTCTTATCAGAGAGGAATATGCGTAATTAACCAAGAAATTTGTTATTTATTTTTTAATTCGATTCAGTTCATCCTTATAAACGTTGCTAGATAGAAAGTGAGAAAAAGACTAACAGACTGCTCAGAAGATTCCTATACCCACAAAGTGAATGAGGTGTTAATTAAATGTTATTTCATTCGAAAGTAAGACCTATTTCAGGTGCTAAATCGATAACATTTGTGAATGCAAGGTAAAAAAACACCATGTTTTACATATAATTAGCATGTTTATTATGAATACTCGCTTTTTGGACTACAAAAAATCGCCCCATTTTTGTGCAGGGTGTACATTTTTGGGGTCATATCTAAAAACGTGGTTTTTTACAAAAATACATAGTCGCGTCGCGATCAATTTTCGCAAAAATAAGATAAACCGTGTTTTTGCAGCTCCGTTACAAGTAGATGCAATAAATCACTTACGTTGACTATTGGTTTATCAAATCAACCTTTACATAACCAATAACCGCACTTATAGTTTGCGCAGTTAATCAGCGGAGATCCTTCCTTGGAAAGTCAGAGTAGTAACTTACATAGCAGTGATATATCACTGGCAAGCTGACTATCTCCCCAGATGCTTTGCTTGCCAGACTCGGCGGGCAGCATCACTTCTCATACCAGAACTGTTGCGTACCCATAAAAGACGCTATCAGCCAATAGGCTGATGGATTTGATGCGGACAGTTATCATGCATATTTATACTCGCGCCCTATTCCCTCCGGGTAGAAGTCTATCGATGTGAGTTGTCGGTAACGTTTACGTCACCTACTTTCTCGCGTCCGCTTTTCTTGTTGCTGTTGATTGCACCTAATCAACCTGCGCAGGAAGGCTCTCTCACGCCGGTATTTTGATATACGTCCACTTTGGACACACAGCAAAGACTCTCGCCGCGAGGCGTAAGGAATCAATATGGACGAGCACCCCAGAAGCAACGTTACCCGCGTTGCACGGGCTGACGTGAGCAAACTCCGTCCCTAATCTGCAACGCATACTCTTAGCCCTTGGCTAATTAAGCAATTTGCGAAAGAAAACTCCTCATTTTTGGGGCGGATTTCTGCACGCAAAAAAACAGTGATGAGTACTGTGTTATGACCCAGAGAATCGAACAGGCCGCTGAAAAACGCAGCCGCAAAGACAAGAAAAAAGTCACCTATCTGATTGCAGAAGAATCTGCGGTCAGCTTGGATGCGACCCTCTCTAACCTCTCTTCAAACCTCAGTGGACTTGAGGAAGAAGATGCACGCCAACGCCTGCTGGAAACTGGCCCAAATCAGGTTGCTCATGAAAAAGTGCCGCCTGCTTTGGTGCAGTTAATCAGCGCGTTTAACAATCCCTTCATTTTTGTTCTGATCGTGCTGGCTGCGATCAGTTTCTTCACCGACTACTGGCTACCGCTGCAACGCGGTGAAGAAACCGATCTCATTGGCGTAATCATTATTTTGATCATGGTGTCATTGAGCGGATTACTGCGTTTCTGGCAGGAGTTTCGCACCAATAAAGCCGCTGATGCGCTGAAATCAATGGTGAGAACCACCGCTACGGTGCTGCGTCGTGCGCATCCTGCGGCCAAAAGCGAGTGCAAAGAGATCCCTCTGCAAGAGCTGGTCCCGGGCGATATTATTCTGCTTTCCGCAGGCGATATGGTTCCTGCCGACGTTAAATTGATTGAATCGCGCGATCTGTTTATCAGCCAAGCCGTTCTGACCGGTGAAGCGATTCCGATTGAAAAATATGATGTTACCGCCAGCATTAGCCAAAAATCATGCAGCAGCGATAATAGCGAAAGCGAGCTATTAGAGCTGTCCAACATTTGTCTGATGGGAACCAACGTGGCCAGCGGCACCGCCAAAGCCGTGGTAGTTGCCACCGGTGGCAAAACCTATTTTGGTTCTCTGGCTAAATCCATTGTTGGCACACGCACCCAAACGTCGTTTGACCGTGGTGTTAACAGCGTTAGCTGGCTGCTGATCCGCTTTATGTTAGTGATGGTGCCTGTTGTTCTGTTAATCAACGGCTTCACCAAAGGCGATTGGGCAGATGCCGCGCTGTTTGCTTTGGCGGTTGCCGTGGGTTTAACCCCTGAAATGCTGCCAATGATCGTGAGCTCTAACTTGGCGAAAGGGGCAATTACCATGTCCCGTCGTAAAGTGGTGGTTAAGCGTTTGAATGCCATTCAAAACTTTGGTGCTATGGACGTTCTGTGCACGGATAAAACCGGTACGCTAACCCAAGACCGCATCATTCTTGAGCATCACATCGACATCAATGGGCACGAGAATAAAGAAGTGCTGCAGCTGGCATGGCTAAACAGCTACCACCAGAGCGGCATGAAAAACTTAATGGATAAAGCGGTGATCCGCTTCGGGCGTGCTCGCCCTGAAGTTGAGGCCATGGCGCGGTTTAGCAAAATTGACGAACTGCCATTCGACTTTATTCGCCGCCGCCTGTCGATTGTGGTGAGTGATGAACAACGTCGCCATACGTTGATTTGCAAAGGCGCCGTCGAAGAGATGCTGGCCATTGCCACGCACATTAGCGATGACGGCAACATTTTGCCGCTCGACGATAGCGCACGTGCCGAACTAATGAAATTAGCCACTCACTATAATGAGCAAGGCTTCCGCGTGCTGATGGTCGGTACTCGTGATTTAGGTATTGATGGCTGCGTTTTCCCGCTGAGCAACAGCGATGAGCGCGATTTGGTGATCTGCGGATTGCTGACGTTCCTCGATCCACCAAAAGAGTCTGCGGCAGAAGCGATCACCGCGCTGCGTGAAAACGGCGTAATGGTTAAAGTTTTGACCGGCGATAACCCTATTATCACCAGCAAAATCTGCCGTGACGTGGGATTAGAACCGGGAGAGCCTCTGCTGGGCAGCGAAATTGAAGGCATGAGCAACGAGCACCTTGCCTTGCTGGCCGAGCAACGCACCGTGTTTGCGAAGCTAACGCCGCTGCAAAAATCACGCGTACTGAAAGCGCTACAAAGCAACGATCATACCGTTGGTTTCTTGGGTGATGGTATCAATGATGCCCCAGCCCTGCGCGATGCCGACGTGGGAATCTCCGTAGATACCGGCACCGATATTGCCAAAGAGTCAGCCGATATCATTCTGTTGGAAAAAGATCTGATGGTGCTGGAAGAAGGCGTCATCACCGGTCGTGAAACCTTCGGGAACATCATCAAGTACCTGAACATGACCGCCAGTTCTAACTTTGGCAACGTGTTCTCCGTGTTGGTCGCAAGCGCATTCATTCCGTTCTTGCCAATGCTCGCCATTCAGCTGCTGCTGCAAAACTTGATGTATGACATTTCACAGCTGACTCTGCCATGGGACAAAATGGACAAAGAGTTCCTACGCAAGCCACGTAAATGGGATGCCAAAAACATCGGGCGTTTCATGCTGTGGATTGGGCCGACGTCATCCATTTTTGATATCACGACCTACGCCATTATGTGGTTTGTCTTTGCTGCCAACAGCATTGAGCATCAGGCGTTGTTCCAGTCTGGCTGGTTTATTGAAGGCTTGCTGTCACAAACACTGGTTGTACATATGTTGCGTACCCAGAAGATCCCGTTCATTCAAAGCACGGCGGCGCTGCCGGTTATGCTCACCACGGGTATCATCATGGCACTTGGCATTTATATTCCGTTCTCACCGCTCGGTGCGTGGGTGGGCTTAGAGCCGCTGCCATGGCAGTACTTCCCATGGTTAGTGGGTACGCTGTTCAGCTATTGCGTTGTCACTCAGCTAATGAAACGTTTCTATATTCGTCGTTTCGGACAGTGGTTCTAATCTCGAACTCTGATTAAGCCTAAAAGCCGCGGTCATCATGCCGCGGCTTTTGCTTTTTTATATTAAGAACAGGCTTTAACTAAGGTATCGGTAATCCACTGGTTCACGCTTTTACCTGCAACCTCGGCGGCCACATTGATCTGTGAATGCACATCCGGCGGCACACGCAGGCTAATTTTTCCGCTCGCGGGGCGCTGTGGCTCACGCCCTCGTGAGGCGCAATATTCCAGATAGTCATCAACCGAAATCTCAAACTCTTTACGCAAATCAGCCACGTTGTCGGCATGAAAGCTAATTAAGTCGCGAATACCAGCCAAACGGCCAACTAAACAGTTATCTTCATGGCTATATTCAATACGTGCGGTATAGCCTTTGTAAGTCATTTCATTCATGGAATAACTCCCACCACTTCAAGAAAAGCTCTCAATTCTGTTATTTGATAGATCTTCGCCTCCTTCCTAGGATGCGGACGATGGAGCAATACAACAACACCACCGATTTCAAATTTAACGCGCGAGCCTTGGCCTTCAGAAACCACAGCACCTAGAGCGATTAACAAGTTTTCAATCTTCCGCCACTCTAACGTTCGTATCGGCGGGTTAGTGAAAATGACGTATAGCGTTCGTTGGTGTCTGGCGCTGAGTTTATGAGTCGACATCCTTGCACCTCATCCGTGTCGCTCACGCAATAACGATATCAAAAATTGATATCATAGCAAGCGTTTTGCGATGAAAATTTGAGCGCAATGTAGAGTGAATTGAATGAGATGGCTAACCACTAAACGCCGTTGTTTACCCTGCTTCGCAAACAAAAAATGTATCCCCAGCGGCATGGAATAATCTCTGCGGCACTTCTCGCATAATTAATTTAATCACCAGCAGCCTATACTGATTTTTAGTGCCATTCGTGCGCCAACAACACAATCAGCAACATGCTGCTCATCCTACTTAGAGACATCACATGACAAATTCTTGGGAAGATCGTTTAACCATTGCCGATTTAATGACGGGTTGGATGCACAGGGATCTGGCCGAATGGGACAAAATGCTGGAACTGTTTCACCCAGACGGAACCATCGAGGTGACTTGGTTTGAAGGGTTATTTACCGAGTTCGTGAAAGGCTCCCAGCGCATGGGAAATTCTGCGTTAGTCACTAAACATCTGATCGGCTCACCGATGATCCAGTTTAACGGCGACAAAGCCATCGTTGAAACCAACGCGATGATCGTGATTGAAAATGCGCAAATGAAACTCGGTGCCAGCGTTCATAACCGTTTTTACGACTGGGTCGAAAAACGTAACGGAGTGTGGAAAATCACACGCCGCCAGTCTATCTATGATTTTGGCTCGTTCAACTTCCCACAGGGCATCGTTGAAATCGATAAAGCCACGGCGGAAAAATTCCCTATCGCCTACGCGCCACTGGCATACCTGTTGGAAAAGAGTGGTTTCCCGCTATCGCGCGAATTTGCCAGCAAAGGAAGCTCTCTGGAAACAGAAATGAAAGTCGAAGGGCAAGCGTGGCTGAAAGGGTAACGCTCAAGTCGATCCGCCCCGGTCGGGGCGGAAGAGAGGTTTTATCGTGCTGCCAGCGCCTGCGCGCAGGCCCAAGCAGAGCTCCACGCCCATTGGAAGTTATATCCCCCCAGCCAGCCGGTTACATCTACCACTTCGCCGATAAAGAATAACCCCGGTGCTTTGTGCGCCTGCATAGTTTTTGACGACAGCTCATTGGTGTCAACGCCGCCTAACGTCACCTCTGCGGTACGATAGCCCTCAGTACCGTTCGGGAGCACCTGCCATGCCTGTAATGTTTCCACCACCTGCATCTGCTGCGCAGCATTTAACTGCTTTAACGTTACGTCTGGGATTTGCCCCAAAGTTTGTAAGCACTCAACCAAACGTTTAGGAAGCTGTTTTGCCAGCGTATTTTTCAGGCTCTGATTCGGATGCTCAATGCGCTCTGCATCGAGAAAAGCAGACAGATCGCAATCTGGCAGTAAATTGATAGTGACTTTTTCACCGGCCTGCCAATAGCTGGAAAGCTGTAAAATCGCCGGGCCTGACAAACCACGATGGGTAAACAGAATACTTTCGCGGAAGCTGGTGCCTGATTCAGCGGTCACAACCGAAGGAACGGCCACGCCCGACAGTGTTTGTAGATGATCTAACAGCGGTTTATGCAGCGTAAACGGCACCAACGCAGCGCGCGTCGGCAGTACCTTAAGACCAAACTGCTCGGCGATTTTATAACCGAAAGGCGTCGCACCAAGGCCTGGCATAGAAAGGCCACCGCTGGCAATCACCAGCGATCTGCAGATAACCTGCTCGCCGTTTAGCTGCAGAGAAAACTCACCGTTCTCCATCCGCTCAACGCTCAAAATTTCACTGCGCAAGCGAATAACCACCTGTCCCAGCTCACACTCTTTTAGCAACATATCCACGATCTGCTCAGCGGAATCGTCGCAAAAAAGCTGGCCCAAGGTTTTCTCGTGATAGGCAATTTGGTAGCGACTCACCAGTTCAATAAAATCCCACTGGGTATAACGCGCCAACGCTGATTTGCAGAAGTGTGGATTCTGCGACAAATATGCCGCAGGCTCAGCATACATGTTAGTAAAGTTGCAGCGACCGCCACCCGACATCAGGATTTTGCGTCCTGCTTTTTTGCCGTTATCAACAACCAGCACCCGCAAACCAAGTTGCCCTGCCTGAGCAGCACAAAACAGGCCAGCGGCACCAGCGCCAACGATCACTACATCAAAATTTTCCACACATAACCTCTTATTTCGCGGTTTTGAACACAACCACGAACGTAAATACCGATTTTTCCAATATGAGCTAATCTGGTAATAAATGGCGAAATAATCCCAGACCCGCGGCGGGGGATTGTAAACGGGGTAATTCTTCACCGCCAGCGGAAGAAAAAATTAATCTTAAGATATTCACTCAACACACTGAAATTATAGGACTAATCCGAGATATGTATTCATTTCCAATGTAAACAAATCAAAAAAACGTCATATTTTGCTTTTCCCCAGCACGCGTTCTCGCAGATAATGCGCCGCGTTCATGACCACTAACTGGCGTAACGCTTATGCTACATCTATTTGCAGGGCTGGATTTTCACACTGGCCTTATGTTAGTCCTCGCACTGATGTTTGTTTTGTTTTATGAAGCCATCAATGGTTTCCATGACACAGCAAACGCAGTCGCAACAGTTATCTATACTCGTGCACTACGCTCGCAGATCGCGGTCGTTATGGCGGGTGTTTTCAACTTCTTAGGTGTGATGTTGGGTGGCCTCAGCGTCGCCTACGCAATTGTGCACCTTCTCCCAACAGATTTGCTGTTGAACGTGGGCTCGACTCACGGTCTGGCGATGATGTTCTCTCTGCTTCTAGCTGCGATTATCTGGAACCTCGGCACCTGGTACTTTGGTCTGCCGGCCTCCAGTTCTCACACGCTAATCGGCGCGATTATCGGTATTGCACTGACAAACGCACTGATGACCAACACTTCCGTGGTGGATGCACTCAACATTCCGAAGATGCTGGAAATCTTCCTATCGTTGATTCTCTCGCCACTCATCGGTCTGGTTTTGGCCGGCCTGATGGTATTTGTTCTGCGTCGTTACTGGAGCGGCACAAAAAAACGTCGCCGTATGCATATGACACCTGCTGAGCGTGAAAAGATTGATGGCAAACGTAAGCCACCGTTCTGGACACGTATTGCCCTGATCCTGTCTGCTGTCGGCGTGAGCTTCTCTCACGGTGCTAACGACGGTCAGAAAGGCATTGGTCTGTTGATGCTGGTATTGATTGGTGTGGCTCCGGCCGGCTTTGTGGTTAACATGGACGCCACTGGCTATGACATCACGCGTACCCGCGATGCAATCACGCATCTGGAACAGTATTATCAGAAGCATCAGGAAGCACTGCCGCATATCGTTGGCATTGAAGAACATCAGCCTGTTGCACCAAGCACCAGCAGCAATGATTTCCATTGTGATTCTTCACGCGCACTGATTGCCATCGATCACAGCAAAGCACTGCTGAACAACCTGCAACGCTACGATGAACTGAGCGTTGATCAACGTAATCAGATGCGTCGTTTGCTGATGTGTGTGGCTGATACGGCGGATAAAGTTGCCAAGCTGCCAGAAACAGACGCTCAGGATAAGCGCTTCCTGAACGACCTGCGTAAAGACCTGTTAGAGACCGTTGAGTATGCACCGATGTGGATTATCGTCGCTGTGGCTCTGGCGCTGTCTCTGGGTACCATGGTTGGCTGGCGTCGCGTAGCAACCACCATCGGCGAGAAGATTGGTAAGAAAGGCATGACCTATGCGCAAGGCGTTTCTGCGCAGATGACTGCCGCCATCTCGATCGGCGTGGCAAGCTATACCGGTATGCCCGTTTCCACCACTCAGGTACTCTCTTCTGCGGTTGCAGGTACCATGATTGTGGACGGCGGCGGTGTACAGAGTAAAACGATCAAAAGCATTCTACTGGCATGGGTTCTTACCCTTCCAGTTGCGATTGTGCTTTCTGGTGGTTTGTACTGGCTGGCGCTGACCTTCGTGATTTAACGTATTCCAACTATCAAAAAGCCCGTTCATTGAACGGGCTTTTTTTTACCTTACATCAACCCTCGCACCAAAATCACACCGATAAACAGCGGGCCAATGTAACGCCAGGTGATACGCAGGCTTGCACGCCAGAAAGGAGAAATATCCTCTGGCATCAGCGTTGCTGCACGCGGCGACCAGCCAAATACCAAGCAGATAATAATGCCGAACAACGGCATCATCAGATTCGAGGTTAAGAAGTCCAGCACATCAAACAGCGATTTTCCACCCAGCGTAAGGCCGCTTAATTCACCAAACGATAAGGTCACAGGAATACCCGCCAGCATAATACTTGCAGTGATAATCAGGCTCGCATTGCGGCGCGACCAACCCCAGCGCCCCTGAGTAAAGGCTACGATATTTTCTAACAGAGAAATCGACGATGACAGCGCGGCCACCAGCAACAGCAAGAAGAAAGCCACGGCCAACACGGCACCGCCCGGCAAATGAGCAAAGAACACAGGCATGGTCATAAACGT
This is a stretch of genomic DNA from Hafnia alvei. It encodes these proteins:
- a CDS encoding fimbria/pilus outer membrane usher protein encodes the protein MNNRKLASWVTCALFPMSVYSWATDNSQYTFDESLFLGGGFAKGLKRFNTDNNTAAGKYSVDIYLNGRFMQRDSVDFVNNSAQEKSEPCLSRDFYLESGVNESSLPPVDKTADPQEKAVCQAPEQLLKGASWAFDQPRLRLDLYIPQALLARSPRDAVPVESWEAGESLMFLNYSTNYYQSRYRSGSGGTSQYGFLGLKSGINLGLWQLRQQSSATYSQSPSQTHYQWQSLQTYLQRPIAALNSNLMIGQSYSGGSLFGSMAFNGIKLETDQRMWPQSRRGYAPEIRGTAQTNARVVVSQNGRTIYETNVPQGPFVIDDLSSTHYEGDLKVEVIEANGRSSTFTVPFSAVPDSMRPGVGRYNALIGKARDYGGTQNLFGDFTYERGISNSLTGNLGVRVADDYQAILAGGVWSHWLGAFGVNTTWSHAKIDDEQSQSGWRVQASYSRTFDYTGTNVALAGYRYSTEGYRELSDVLGERASKKQGSNNVFKSDTLNQRNQFTAMINQTLGDYGSLYLSGSVMDYYDNQSRNTQLQLGYSNSWKSISYNLAISRQQSVYRNQMDIGGDDDSERRYSSSYVGNTENLITLTFSIPLSFGGRENYVSTSLSHAGSSGNSAQTSLSGMLDEQGTLNYSVYAGYQQNRENQAGSTKNWGANLQKNSAFGTLNGSYSASSEYTQWGLGGRGAAVIHQGGVTVGPYLSETFGLVEAKGAKGALVKNGQGARIDSNGYAIIPSLTPYRYNTISLDPKGINKHTELKSTQSRVIPYAGAAVKASFDTLSGYGVLIKAKINGTDALPMGANVVDDQNHVVGMSGQASLIYARVRERQGTLTVRWGESAQEMCRVSYVLPESSEEQELVSVSGQCVH
- a CDS encoding type II toxin-antitoxin system HicB family antitoxin, encoding MNEMTYKGYTARIEYSHEDNCLVGRLAGIRDLISFHADNVADLRKEFEISVDDYLEYCASRGREPQRPASGKISLRVPPDVHSQINVAAEVAGKSVNQWITDTLVKACS
- a CDS encoding molecular chaperone; its protein translation is MLSVRDVFTGCVLALCWVASAQASVVMTGNRVVYPAQNKEVNIQLTNHDDFPNVIQVWMDSGNEDSTPETGQAPFIITPPFFKMAAKAGQTVRLMFTGAQLPQDRESVYYLNFLQIPPREAKSSSNQMLIMLRNRVKVFYRPAGITTSPAEIAQHVKPKIVQRGNTYALELENLSGYYLSISGASILSENKAIQLGNKMIAPFSSDAWPVTSKIKNPELTINYINDQGAKITHRYQL
- a CDS encoding fimbrial protein, translated to MNKSILSIALMAGCFVSASAMAISANTITFQGEVTAQTCSVSINGNDASPIVLLPTVAATDLAASGDTAGQTIFTLGVTGCTKNDAADTNIKTVFVGNNVTNSGNLGNTGGAGNVELQILKSTQDTAGINLTSPQSVDGLVLKQGDTEATHDFAVQYYATAAATAGTVAGSLQYAISYQ
- the mgtA gene encoding magnesium-translocating P-type ATPase, which encodes MTQRIEQAAEKRSRKDKKKVTYLIAEESAVSLDATLSNLSSNLSGLEEEDARQRLLETGPNQVAHEKVPPALVQLISAFNNPFIFVLIVLAAISFFTDYWLPLQRGEETDLIGVIIILIMVSLSGLLRFWQEFRTNKAADALKSMVRTTATVLRRAHPAAKSECKEIPLQELVPGDIILLSAGDMVPADVKLIESRDLFISQAVLTGEAIPIEKYDVTASISQKSCSSDNSESELLELSNICLMGTNVASGTAKAVVVATGGKTYFGSLAKSIVGTRTQTSFDRGVNSVSWLLIRFMLVMVPVVLLINGFTKGDWADAALFALAVAVGLTPEMLPMIVSSNLAKGAITMSRRKVVVKRLNAIQNFGAMDVLCTDKTGTLTQDRIILEHHIDINGHENKEVLQLAWLNSYHQSGMKNLMDKAVIRFGRARPEVEAMARFSKIDELPFDFIRRRLSIVVSDEQRRHTLICKGAVEEMLAIATHISDDGNILPLDDSARAELMKLATHYNEQGFRVLMVGTRDLGIDGCVFPLSNSDERDLVICGLLTFLDPPKESAAEAITALRENGVMVKVLTGDNPIITSKICRDVGLEPGEPLLGSEIEGMSNEHLALLAEQRTVFAKLTPLQKSRVLKALQSNDHTVGFLGDGINDAPALRDADVGISVDTGTDIAKESADIILLEKDLMVLEEGVITGRETFGNIIKYLNMTASSNFGNVFSVLVASAFIPFLPMLAIQLLLQNLMYDISQLTLPWDKMDKEFLRKPRKWDAKNIGRFMLWIGPTSSIFDITTYAIMWFVFAANSIEHQALFQSGWFIEGLLSQTLVVHMLRTQKIPFIQSTAALPVMLTTGIIMALGIYIPFSPLGAWVGLEPLPWQYFPWLVGTLFSYCVVTQLMKRFYIRRFGQWF
- a CDS encoding type II toxin-antitoxin system HicA family toxin, with the protein product MSTHKLSARHQRTLYVIFTNPPIRTLEWRKIENLLIALGAVVSEGQGSRVKFEIGGVVVLLHRPHPRKEAKIYQITELRAFLEVVGVIP